The window TCCGCGTCACGGCCCCTCACCCTCGCATTGCGGATGTTCATAACGGCAGAGAGGCTTTCACGTCCAAGAGGGTCAAAAAGGTGCAGTCAGTTGCCACCGCGCTCCGAATCGACGGCGGGCCTGTCGCGGGCTGCGGGGACCAAGGTTGGGAGTGCAGCCGGGCTCTCGCGGGGTGGCGGCGGAAGAGGCGACGCGCGCCGGCCTGCCACCGGCCGGAAGTGCGCAGCCGCCGGACCCTCCTTCCTGGGCGCTCGGCCAATGCGCGAGGTGCCCCAGCGCGCGGGGTGGGCCTGTGCGTGGGGCGGGCTTGCGCGCCGAGAGCCAATACGCGGATCTGGTCAGCGTGCGGGGCGGGCCTGGGCGCCGCCGGAGCTAGGGCGCTAGGGATCGGGAATTGCCTTTGCTGCCCGGCCGCCGCCCCACAACCCCGAAGCCCACAGAGGCGCGTAGACGAGCGGGTGGGGCAGGCTCAGTTTTATTGCGCTCCTTGGCGGCCAGGGACAGCGGGCGTGGGGAGGGCATCGGCTGCGGTGCGGCTCAGCAGGGCCTCCAGCATCTCCTCGCACAGGGCTAGGCACCGCGGCGCGTGGAAGCAGCCTGCATGGAGAAGGAGGGTGGACGGATGGGGAGCGCCGAGGGCGAAGCGTGTGCCGCGAGGTCCTACAGCCCGCTCAGCCCCTCACTCACCTTTGAAAGGACCGCCCTTGATAGTAAGAGCTACCTTTCCCTCTTGGTTCAGGTAGCCAAACCATTCTCCGTACTGGGGATCACGAAACTGGAATAAAGATGGTGAGAGCGAACGGCCCTAGCACCGGCCCAGGGTGCATGGAGCGCTCAGCAAGGCCACTGCAGCACGTCGGAATTGGTGCTCTGTGCGGTATACACTGCACTGAATTCGCTGGAGTGTAAGTATACTACGTTGCAAGTCACACCGAGAGAAACAAGGAACCCTGCTGGCGAGCCCCTGCTGGCCTGTGAAGGGCAGGGGTCATTGCGCACGTCCAGGAGGAGAGCTGACGTCGTCCTTGTTCACTAAACGCATCTGGTCTTTGTTCCGCCCCTGCCAGATACCCCACTGTCCTGCTGCTCTGGGGACCAAATCAGAGCGCCAGTCCAATTGAATGTGGTGCTCTGGGCCCTGGCAAGGTAGCAAAAGATGActaaagtccttgggtccctgccatccttgcAGGAAGTTGGGAcgcagttcccaagttcccagccccagcctaggccagacctggctgctgaggGACCCAGCAGATGTTACAGCCTTTTTTCCTCTCTGGCCATCACTgtgctttacaaataaatgaagaaatcaactgttttaaaaaatgtcttcccTCGCGTTGCATTTCACAGAGTCAGACCAACGGGGCTGCAGGTACAGTTGCTGCTGGGAAGTAGGGACAAGCATGTGTGCTGTTCCGAGATGACTGTCCACGAGACAGCACACCAAGAAATCTGGGAATCCTTTGGGGTGGCCAGGAAGCTGCAGGATGCTGATTCTTTGTTCACAGTCCTCACGGAAGATGGCATGtccctgctggcttcccaggccatgCCCCGCAAAACATACtctttccagctcccagcatggGGCCTCAGCAAGGGCACCCCAAGcttgccctctcccctccctcataACTGTCTCTTGCCTCCTCCTTTGCCGACCTCCCTCCCCCTGCACTTCACCTCTGTGCACCAAACTTCCTCTACCTCCTGCTCCTAGCTGCGTGGCCCGGATGGCTCCCACTGACACCTGTGGCTCTGGCAGCTTCGGCCCCTTCTCTTGCCCACGCTGACTGCCCTTCACTCTTCTCCCCTGCCACTCAGCTTTGCACTCAGAGGCTCAGGTGGGTGATAGCTCCCCTAGCGGCAAACTCTCTTCTGTCCAGTTATTTTCCGCGGTCCCATCCATGTTTGTTTACATCTGCCACAGTGTCCCCACCCCAGGGGCTATTTGTTAACTAAACAGACTCCACTGGGGGGGGCCTCCGGGAGCTCTGAGAccagcacctgcccctcctccctcacccacTGGGAGGCAGCACCAACCTGGCGGAAGGTGTACTCTGCCACCTGGCAAAAGATGCGTAGCAAGGCAGGGTCACCGCTGTCCCTGTAGCCCATGAGGAAGGCGATCATAGCTTCACTGTGTGGCCACCAGAGCTTCATGGACCACTCCAGCTGAGAAGGCCATACGCATAGGCACCTGAGAACCTCGGCAAGCCACTTCCTGCAACTTCCCAGCCCCTGAGGTGTGTCCTCATACCTGCGTGGGGCACAGGTGGTCGGCATCCTGGAAGTAGAAGAGTCCTCCATGTTCGGGGTCCCACCCGGAGCGGAAGGGCAGCCAAAGGAACTTGTCGATCACATAGGCTCGAAGGTTGGGGTCCCCTTTCCTGGCAGCATGACACAGCAGAAACCAGCCTGCCTCCAGTGCGTGACCTGGTGGTAGATGGGGCTCGGGGGTGGGCTGCCTGAGCCTGCTTCTTCGGCACACACAGTCCAAGGCTTAGggctccactccagctccccGGACCGCTCTGAGACTCACCTGGGTTCTGGTGTCTGCCCAGGCAGCC is drawn from Ochotona princeps isolate mOchPri1 chromosome X, mOchPri1.hap1, whole genome shotgun sequence and contains these coding sequences:
- the RENBP gene encoding N-acylglucosamine 2-epimerase isoform X3 is translated as MSRGLQVQQAGGGAYGKEDMEQERGILQAWKERVGQELDRVVAFWMQHSHDYEYGGFFTCLGRDGQVYDDLKYVWLQGRQVWMYCHLYRKFKRFRCSSLLDSAKAGGEFLLHYARVAPPAKKCAFVLTRDGRPVKVQRTIFSECFYTMAMNELWRVTGEARYQRDGQAVLEHVSEDGKELQGCLGRHQNPGHALEAGWFLLCHAARKGDPNLRAYVIDKFLWLPFRSGWDPEHGGLFYFQDADHLCPTQLEWSMKLWWPHSEAMIAFLMGYRDSGDPALLRIFCQVAEYTFRQFRDPQYGEWFGYLNQEGKVALTIKGGPFKGCFHAPRCLALCEEMLEALLSRTAADALPTPAVPGRQGAQ
- the RENBP gene encoding N-acylglucosamine 2-epimerase isoform X4; the encoded protein is MYCHLYRKFKRFRCSSLLDSAKAGGEFLLHYARVAPPAKKCAFVLTRDGRPVKVQRTIFSECFYTMAMNELWRVTGEARYQSEAVQMMDQIVRWVREDPSGLGRPQLPGTPAAESMAVPMMVLSLVEQLGEADEEMAGKYAELGDWCAHRILQHVQRDGQAVLEHVSEDGKELQGCLGRHQNPGHALEAGWFLLCHAARKGDPNLRAYVIDKFLWLPFRSGWDPEHGGLFYFQDADHLCPTQLEWSMKLWWPHSEAMIAFLMGYRDSGDPALLRIFCQVAEYTFRQFRDPQYGEWFGYLNQEGKVALTIKGGPFKGCFHAPRCLALCEEMLEALLSRTAADALPTPAVPGRQGAQ